A window of the Bdellovibrio sp. ZAP7 genome harbors these coding sequences:
- a CDS encoding cytochrome c, with protein MKHLVKITLGVAAAGLVASALTSCGPRGNNPNVEIIQDMMESPAIKAQEYDESSPHHSGMRVPPEHTVPQGFEPYRYATDVEGAAKNLKNPLAGKMDDETLLTGQKYYETNCAVCHGYKGEGGEKSGVPVSTKMALKPPALLTDKVKGWPDGHLYHVITMGQGVMGPYASHIPQKYRWQVVNYIRFLEKRDGK; from the coding sequence TGAAAATTACTCTAGGTGTAGCAGCAGCAGGCTTGGTGGCGTCAGCGCTAACAAGCTGTGGTCCTCGCGGCAACAATCCTAACGTTGAGATCATTCAAGATATGATGGAATCTCCGGCGATCAAAGCTCAGGAGTATGATGAATCCTCTCCTCACCACAGCGGCATGCGCGTACCTCCGGAACATACAGTTCCTCAAGGTTTCGAGCCATATCGTTATGCAACGGATGTTGAAGGTGCTGCAAAGAACCTTAAAAATCCACTTGCTGGTAAAATGGATGATGAGACTCTTTTGACGGGTCAAAAATACTACGAAACAAACTGCGCAGTTTGCCACGGCTATAAAGGCGAAGGCGGCGAGAAGTCTGGTGTACCGGTGTCTACTAAAATGGCATTGAAGCCACCTGCACTTTTGACTGACAAAGTTAAAGGCTGGCCAGATGGTCACTTGTACCACGTGATCACGATGGGACAAGGTGTGATGGGCCCTTATGCTTCTCACATTCCGCAAAAATACCGTTGGCAGGTTGTTAACTACATTCGTTTCCTTGAGAAACGGGATGGTAAATAG